The Methanosarcina acetivorans C2A genome includes the window TATATTGTTGGATCTACTCGCGTTTATATTTTCAAATTAAAAGCAAGATAGCCAATTTGAAAAAACGTGGTTGTTTTCCTTTTCTCTTTATTCCTGCCTGTTAAGCTTCACTCATTCAACTACAGCGTAGGTAAAGGTTAAAAACAGCATACTTCTCTGTCTCTGTTTATTCCATTGAAGTACATTTTTTATACTCTTCGGCAGTCATTTCACAAACTCTGTAAAATCCTCACAACAAGGAAAATCTCGAACGTTCCCCCTTTGATGCCGAACTTCAAATATTTCTATTCTTAATTTACTGTATGTGGTTAGCGTACAGGGGTTAAGCTGTAAGTTGTAAATAATCGAAAAAAGCTATGAGAAAAAAGGATTCTGTCTTTTAGGGAGGTCAACCCCCTGAAACAACTCTCATGATCGTAAGTTTGTCGGAACTTATTATCCCGTCAAGAGGAACAGCATTACCTTCGTTTAATACGATTACAGTTCCCTCATTTATTCCCAATATATCGAGCAGATTTTCGTAGGTGAAGTTCTCACCGATTTCTACGGTCTGCTCAGAAATCTCTTCCATTGCTCCACAAAGAGCTCCAGCCTGGATTTGTACGTGTACTTTTTTACTCACTCAATCACCCGTTTGCTGGAATTTAATCTAGAATTTCTTTTATTGGACCTGGTGCAGTTCAACAGGAAAACAGTAGGCATGAAGTCTCAAATTCCTAAGTAGTAATATTTAAGACAGACTCATCCAAAGTAAGCTATTCTGAGAATGCTTTATCCGGTCTTTTTCTTTGAAGAGAGAAAGATTAGCCCGGAATTAACTCTAAACGTCAAATTTTTGAGTGAAGTATGTCTCTCTTACAAGCTTTGCTTTTTCTTGAGCCCATTTTTCCAAGCCCATCTTTCTGATCAGGGCCAGATTATAAATCTTTATATTATGCGGAAGTATCGATGCACAGTCTGCATAGGGATAAAGGTTATCACAGGGGAAATCAGAGCAACCAGCACACGATTTAATGCCTTTCGAACTGACACATTTATATGCCTTACAGGGTCCTTCCTTCTGGATGAAACGCAGGCAATTCCCGTTTTCTTTTTGGCATCCTTCACAAGAAGCTTCCTCATATGGAAGACCCGAAAATGACATTATTTGTTTTCTGAGCTCTTCATTATCATTTGCCAGATAACAAGGACAATTAAAACAATCCAAACCGCATGGTGCGGTTAACTCTCTCAATTCTCTCAAATCCATAAACTTCATCTCTTATGCTTCAATAGTCGTATCTGATTGCCTAAATTCAGAGACAGATTGGTCCCAACTACGTCGTATTTTTTTCTTTCTCGTATTTTTTTCTGTCAACGTTTAGCTTCCTCTTATGTTTCAAGTTAAAACCTATTCAAAAATCAAAAGGTACCATGTAAATTTCGTCTACTATTTTCTGATACTTCACAAGTTCACATTGTCTCAATATTGCAAGCTGGTTGCTTGTTTCCTTAGGCATAAGTCCAAAAAATTTCGAAATTTTTTCGGGTGTAACCTGACCTTCCTCCTGTGTAAATTCATATATTTCTTTTTGAAGTTCGGTCAGCCCATTTGACCCTTTTAGACCGTGCTTATTTCTGAAGAGTTTCTTAGAATGTACTGCCAGAGGGTCTGGGAACTTGATTTTTTGGTGCTCTTCCAGATAACATTCCTCGCATATTGCACGTCTGTTCTCTTTGACATATTCATTTCCGGAAACTTCTTTCCCGCACCCTGTACATGTTACAAAATAGGGGATATTTTGATCCAGTTCTCGATTACCTGATTTATTCGTTTTTATCAGGCCGTGAAACTCCAGATAGCTCACTATTTATAGTATATAATCTTATCGATATGTATTTATATAATTTCCTTGTAGCTGGTTGAGATTTTGGGTCGCCTCCTCGAGTTATTGATCAATTTCAAAAAAGAGTACATTTTCCCTTCATTCGACAAAAAATCTCGAGAAACTATTGTGTTTCCGATTTTCAATGACGACAGTGCACCAGAAGTTATGTAAAATCACAAATCTCCAAAAGTTATATAAAGGTATTGTGATAAAGGTAGCTAAATAATTACAAAAAGTTAGCGTTTAAGGAAAATCAGGTTTTGACTGATCTAAAAAGTAGCAGGGAAAATGTAGTAAAAGCAGCGGATAACCTATAATTAACTCAATCCGAGGCAGTACGGGCAGATACGTCTGCAAACATTGCATTTTTTCAAAACGAAGCCTTTTTCATTTACATAGTTGGACAGGGGGCCAGCAAAGTTTCTGGTTAACTGTAAGCTCATACAGTACTTTCTGCGGACAATGAGTCCAGGCAAAGGCTGCAGTCCGGCAGGCAGCTCTGGTAGGTAGCGATAGGGTCAGGCTCAAGT containing:
- a CDS encoding MoaD/ThiS family protein: MSKKVHVQIQAGALCGAMEEISEQTVEIGENFTYENLLDILGINEGTVIVLNEGNAVPLDGIISSDKLTIMRVVSGG
- a CDS encoding DUF3795 domain-containing protein, with product MKFMDLRELRELTAPCGLDCFNCPCYLANDNEELRKQIMSFSGLPYEEASCEGCQKENGNCLRFIQKEGPCKAYKCVSSKGIKSCAGCSDFPCDNLYPYADCASILPHNIKIYNLALIRKMGLEKWAQEKAKLVRETYFTQKFDV